A single genomic interval of Metasolibacillus fluoroglycofenilyticus harbors:
- a CDS encoding MerR family transcriptional regulator, with the protein MGSEIRRTMPVLPISIVMQLTDLTARQIRYYEEHNLIQPHRTEGNRRMFSLNDVDVLLEIKELLERGTNMAGIKKVFERKNQLTLEQKEISDRELRRIMREEMLQARSMQKTSIRQGNFSRFYQ; encoded by the coding sequence ATGGGTAGTGAAATTCGACGAACTATGCCAGTGTTACCAATTAGCATTGTGATGCAGCTAACCGACTTAACAGCGCGCCAAATCCGCTATTATGAAGAGCACAATTTAATTCAACCACATCGCACAGAGGGAAATAGACGAATGTTTTCATTAAATGATGTTGATGTATTGTTAGAAATAAAAGAATTGCTTGAGCGAGGCACGAATATGGCAGGTATAAAAAAAGTATTCGAGAGAAAAAACCAGCTTACTTTAGAGCAAAAGGAAATTTCAGATCGTGAATTACGCCGTATTATGCGAGAGGAGATGCTCCAAGCACGTAGCATGCAAAAAACATCTATTCGTCAAGGGAATTTTTCGCGTTTTTATCAATAG